From one Solanum stenotomum isolate F172 chromosome 12, ASM1918654v1, whole genome shotgun sequence genomic stretch:
- the LOC125846757 gene encoding protein TRANSPORT INHIBITOR RESPONSE 1-like yields the protein MEMNPSLKKPRESVDLSNSSELTQSAFPDEVLEKVLSLVQSHKDRNSASLVCKDWYNAERWTRTKLFIGNCYSVTPEIVARRFPKIKSVTLKGKPRFSDFNLVPENWGADIQAWLDVFAKVYPFLEELRLKRMAVSDESLEFLAKSFLGFKALSLLSCDGFSTDGISSIAAHCKNLTELDIQENGMDDICGSWLSCFPDDFTSLEVLNFACMNTEISKDALERLVGRCKSLRVLKVNKNVTLPQLQRLLVRAPQLMELGTGCFLPDQLTSRQYAELESAFSNCKHLHSLSGFWEANRRYLPSLYAACAKLTFLNLSYEAIRSGEFSKLLAHCPNLRRLWVLDTVKDKGLEAVGTSCPLLEELRVFPADPFEEDMDHGVTESGFVAVSAGCPKLQYVLYFCRQMTNAAVATIVRNCPNFTHFRLCIMNPGQPDYLTNEPMDEAFGAVVKTCKKLQRLSVSGLLTDLTFEYIGKYAKNLETLSVAFAGSSDWGMQCVLDGCSKLRKLEIRDSPFGNAALLSGMGKYESMRCLWMSACRVTMNGCRILAQERPRLNVEVIKDEHSDDYADKLYVYRSVAGPRKDAPPFVVTL from the exons ATGGAAATGAATCCGAGCTTGAAAAAACCGAGGGAATCTGTAGATTTATCGAACTCATCGGAGTTAACTCAGTCAGCATTCCCAGATGAGGTGTTGGAGAAGGTGTTGTCTCTTGTTCAGTCTCATAAAGATAGAAATTCAGCTTCACTGGTGTGCAAGGATTGGTATAATGCCGAGCGTTGGACAAGGACTAAGCTGTTTATTGGGAATTGCTATTCAGTTACTCCTGAGATTGTAGCAAGAAGATTCCCAAAGATTAAGAGTGTTACCCTTAAAGGGAAACCAAGATTTTCTGACTTTAATTTGGTACCAGAGAACTGGGGTGCTGATATTCAGGCTTGGCTTGATGTCTTTGCCAAAGTTTACCCCTTTCTTGAGGAGTTGAGATTGAAAAGAATGGCTGTTAGTGATGAGAGTTTGGAGTTTTTGGCAAAATCATTTCTTGGATTCAAGGCTCTCTCATTGTTGAGTTGTGATGGTTTTAGCACTGATGGGATCAGTAGCATTGCTGCTCACTGCAA GAACTTGACAGAGCTGGACATTCAGGAGAATGGCATGGATGATATTTGTGGTAGTTGGCTAAGTTGTTTTCCGGATGACTTTACATCACTGGAGGTGCTTAACTTTGCCTGTATGAACACTGAGATCAGTAAGGATGCTTTAGAGAGACTTGTCGGTAGATGCAAATCACTGAGGGTTCTGAAGGTTAACAAGAACGTCACCTTGCCTCAGTTGCAACGCCTGCTCGTCCGAGCTCCTCAGCTGATGGAGCTGGGTACAGGATGCTTTCTTCCAGATCAACTCACAAGTCGGCAGTATGCAGAACTTGAAAGTGCATTCAGCAACTGCAAACATCTGCACTCTCTTTCAGGCTTTTGGGAAGCAAATCGTCGATATTTACCATCTCTTTATGCAGCCTGTGCTAAGCTGACTTTCCTCAACTTGAGCTATGAAGCCATTAGGAGTGGTGAATTTTCGAAGCTTCTTGCTCATTGCCCAAATTTAAGGCGCCTTTGG GTCCTAGACACTGTCAAAGATAAGGGGTTAGAGGCTGTTGGAACCAGCTGCCCATTGCTTGAAGAATTGCGAGTCTTTCCTGCTGACCCTTTTGAAGAGGATATGGACCATGGAGTGACTGAGTCAGGCTTTGTGGCTGTGTCTGCTGGTTGTCCTAAGCTTCAATATGTTCTCTATTTCTGCCGGCAAATGACTAATGCTGCTGTTGCAACAATAGTGCGTAACTGCCCTAATTTCACCCATTTTCGTCTCTGCATAATGAATCCTGGCCAGCCAGATTACTTGACAAATGAACCCATGGATGAGGCATTTGGTGCAGTGGTCAAGACTTGTAAAAAGCTCCAGAGGCTTTCTGTTTCTGGACTGTTGACTGACCTGACCTTTGAGTATATTGGAAAGTATGCCAAAAACCTTGAGACACTTTCAGTGGCTTTTGCTGGCAGCAGTGACTGGGGTATGCAGTGTGTGCTCGACGGCTGTTCTAAGCTGAGGAAGCTGGAGATAAGGGATTCTCCATTTGGAAATGCAGCACTTCTTTCTGGAATGGGGAAGTATGAATCAATGCGGTGTCTTTGGATGTCAGCTTGCAGGGTCACCATGAATGGTTGTAGAATACTTGCACAAGAGAGGCCTAGGTTGAATGTCGAGGTAATCAAAGATGAGCACAGCGATGATTATGCTGATAAATTATACGTCTATCGCTCTGTAGCAGGGCCACGAAAGGATGCCCCACCTTTTGTTGTAACCCTCTAG
- the LOC125848124 gene encoding vacuolar protein 8, translated as MNPNMFTLPENAENPVGSFAGKSRIRRVIEFISSVISLSFSIRVFPVKWQSIRNKLEELLSSLSAIENCDSTENYPPLCSSLQAITATLKSCHELSRHCVEFSYSGKLLMQSDLDIVSTKLDNHIRSISEIYSLGLLTQSSAIIVPKPNLGASRDDIKFYIRDLLSRVKIGSSEMKKQGLIALNEIIQEDDRYVKVAIEIDNLVSVLVSFLDLQEDNLQEEAAKALSVIAGFQSFRSCLISAGIISPLIRVLECGIGLSKEFATRCLQKLTENSDNAWSISAHGGVTVLLKICIEGDSLVSSVCGVLKNLVGVEEIKRFMIEEGAVSVFIKLARCKDEVTQISSIDFLQTMASGDESTRQMIMKEGGIRALARVLDPKSSSSSKAREMSLRGIVNLCFTSVNSVNILLSYGFMDHILYFLRHGDGSLQELALKAAFWLCGTSDEAKKLMGDAGFMPELVKFLDSKSFEVREMATETLSSMVIVPRNQKRFGQNDENVGLLLQMLDPEQANFGNKKLLLSILMSLTSCNSARKKIANSGYLINIEKLAEAEVSDAKKIVRKLSSNRFRSILSGIWHS; from the coding sequence ATGAACCCCAACATGTTTACTCTACCGGAAAATGCAGAAAATCCAGTTGGGTCATTCGCCGGAAAATCAAGAATCCGGCGAGTTattgagttcatttcttcagttatatctctttctttttcaatcagAGTTTTCCCTGTGAAATGGCAATCGATACGAAACAAGCTTGAAGAGCTTCTTTCGAGTTTATCTGCCATTGAGAATTGTGATTCCACAGAAAACTACCCTCCACTCTGTAGCTCCCTTCAGGCCATTACAGCTACCCTCAAGAGCTGCCATGAACTTTCTCGGCATTGTGTTGAGTTTTCTTATAGTGGGAAACTGCTGATGCAGAGTGATCTTGATATAGTTTCTACAAAATTAGACAATCATATAAGGAGTATTTCTGAGATTTACTCTCTTGGTTTGCTTACTCAAAGCTCTGCCATTATTGTTCCAAAGCCCAATCTTGGAGCTTCTCGTGATGATATCAAGTTCTATATTAGGGATTTGTTGTCAAGGGTCAAGATTGGGTCTTCAGAGATGAAGAAACAAGGGTTGATTGCTTTGAATGAGATTATTCAAGAAGATGATAGATATGTTAAAGTTGCAATTGAAATTGATAATCTTGTTTCTGTGTTAGTGAGTTTTCTTGATTTGCAAGAAGATAATCTTCAAGAAGAAGCAGCTAAGGCATTATCTGTAATAGCAGGGTTTCAATCTTTTAGAAGTTGTTTAATCTCTGCTGGAATAATTTCCCCTTTGATTAGAGTTTTAGAGTGTGGGATTGGGTTGAGTAAAGAATTTGCCACCAGGTGTTTGCAAAAGCTCACAGAGAACTCAGATAATGCATGGTCAATTTCAGCTCATGGTGGGGTTACTGTTTTGTTGAAGATATGTATAGAGGGTGATTCTTTGGTTAGTTCAGTTTGTGGAGTGTTGAAAAATCTTGTTGGGGTTGAAGAAATCAAGAGGTTTATGATTGAGGAAGGTGCAGTTTCAGTATTTATCAAGCTTGCAAGGTGTAAAGATGAGGTTACACAAATTAGTTCAATTGATTTTCTACAAACTATGGCTTCTGGGGATGAATCAACTAGGCAGATGATCATGAAGGAAGGTGGAATAAGAGCTTTAGCTCGTGTTTTGGATCCGAAATCATCGTCTTCATCTAAAGCAAGGGAAATGTCCTTAAGAGGGATTGTGAATCTGTGTTTTACATCAGTAAATTCAGTGAACATCCTGTTGAGTTATGGATTTATGGATCACATTCTGTATTTTCTTCGACACGGAGATGGTTCTCTTCAAGAATTAGCCTTAAAGGCAGCATTTTGGCTATGTGGAACATCAGATGAGGCCAAGAAACTAATGGGGGATGCTGGATTTATGCCTGAGTTGGTGAAGTTTCTTGATTCAAAGTCATTTGAGGTTAGAGAAATGGCAACTGAAACACTATCAAGTATGGTGATTGTACCAAGAAACCAAAAGAGATTTGGACAGAATGATGAAAATGTTGGTTTGCTGCTGCAAATGCTTGATCCAGAACAGGCAAATTTTGGCAACAAAAAGCTGCTGCTTTCTATACTCATGTCATTAACAAGTTGCAATAGTGCCAGAAAGAAAATTGCAAACTCGGGGTATCTGATAAACATTGAGAAGTTAGCTGAGGCTGAAGTTTCAGATGCAAAAAAGATTGTCAGAAAATTGTCTTCAAATAGATTCAGAAGCATTCTCAGTGGAATCTGGCATTCATAA
- the LOC125848892 gene encoding multiple organellar RNA editing factor 1, mitochondrial-like, whose protein sequence is MALYTSRLRRALPLSSSIFAQTFHQPNLISPIASLSQNSSTQSNLSKLNRFDFPSQSRLFRSSTISLSSRSRSFDRNPADDEIGPDTILFEGCDYEHWLIVIDFPKDTQLTREDMIETYVQTAAKVFGSVEEAKKKIYALSTTTYRGFQVLCSEDTSKKFEGLPGVVFVLPDSYIDPVNKEYGGDKYNNGEIIERPPPPQFQRQGSKPRRGPQYQQGNYRPPQSPPQQNYRPAQGHPPQQNYGAAQGPPPQQNYDAPQGPPPQQNYGPPRYPPPQQNYGSQQYAPPPQQNYRQPQGPSPQQNYERPQNPQPNQSYSAPQSVPSQWNHGRQQSFAPQQSYGPQGAGDHRGPAPPDSSLDGWDNSQVGWQDSRHPQRDQGNYFPQRDQRGGAPPEQGGFGGVQHYGSQQGGSSGQQTFGGQPLRYGPTFGQNNPRPGGNQNFPPMEQQGNMQGREQRTYESSGTMGTDQERY, encoded by the exons ATGGCGCTGTATACTTCTCGTCTCCGGCGAGCTCTCCCTCTTTCCTCTTCCATTTTCGCTCAAACATTCCATCAACCAAATCTCATTTCTCCAATTGCATCACTATCCCAAAATTCGTCTACCCAAAGCAATTTGTCTAAGCTTAACCGCTTTGATTTTCCGTCCCAATCGAGACTATTTaggtcttctacaatttctctGTCCTCGAGGTCTCGATCATTTGACCGGAACCCAGCTGATGATGAAATAGGTCCCGACACAATCCTCTTCGAAGGATGCGATTATGAACATTGGCTAATTGTAATTGATTTTCctaaagatactcaacttacgAGGGAAGATATGATTGAGACTTATGTGCAGACTGCTGCGAAGGTCTTCGGGAG TGTGGAAGAGGCTAAGAAAAAGATTTATGCCTTAAGCACAACAACTTACCGGGGTTTTCAGGTCTTGTGTTCAGAGGACACATCGAAGAAGTTTGAAG GTCTCCCAGGAGTTGTGTTTGTACTGCCTGATTCCTATATTGATCCAGTTAACAAGGAATATGGAG GTGACAAGTATAATAATGGGGAAATCATTGAGAGACCACCTCCTCCACAGTTTCAAAGACAAGGTAGCAAGCCTCGAAGAGGCCCACAGTATCAACAAGGCAATTATCGCCCACCTCAGAGTCCTCCTCAGCAGAACTATAGGCCAGCACAGGGTCATCCACCACAGCAGAATTATGGTGCAGCACAGGGTCCTCCACCACAGCAGAATTATGATGCGCCGCAGGGTCCTCCACCCCAGCAGAACTATGGCCCACCAAGGTATCCTCCACCGCAGCAGAACTATGGCTCACAACAGTATGCTCCGCCACCTCAACAGAACTACAGACAACCACAAGGTCCTTCTCCACAGCAGAATTATGAGCGGCCACAGAATCCTCAGCCAAACCAGAGTTACAGTGCACCTCAGAGTGTTCCTTCTCAATGGAATCATGGCCGTCAGCAAAGTTTTGCACCTCAACAGAGCTATGGGCCTCAAGGGGCTGGGGATCATAGGGGTCCTGCACCTCCTGATAGCAGCCTAGATGGATGGGATAATTCCCAGGTTGGATGGCAAGATTCAAGACATCCACAAAGAGATCaaggaaattattttcctcaaagaGACCAGAGAGGTGGTGCACCTCCAGAGCAAGGAGGCTTCGGAGGAGTTCAACATTATGGCTCTCAACAAGGTGGAAGTTCTGGACAACAAACCTTTGGAGGTCAACCACTGAGATATGGCCCCACATTTGGGCAGAACAATCCAAGGCCAGGAGGAAATCAGAATTTCCCACCGATGGAGCAGCAGGGCAACATGCAAGGGAGGGAACAGAGGACTTATGAATCTAGTGGTACAATGGGAACGGATCAA GAGAGATACTGA